The following nucleotide sequence is from Salvia miltiorrhiza cultivar Shanhuang (shh) chromosome 7, IMPLAD_Smil_shh, whole genome shotgun sequence.
AATAAGACAGTATATATTGTTGAACAAcgattgatttttaaaaaattagtaaaaaaattTGCTCCCTCCCGATTCGAATCCAAGTAAAGATTTTCTCCATCcagataaatatcagtcatatgatacattaaatcaacacctaccaatctaagatctcaccatataTGGAGGATCCCATTGAAACCAttaatccctatatatatatgggaggacTAAGCTAAAAACAacttttagaatataaaatatgaataaatttgCACTGAAATATTCGTGTTAAATTGTTGAGATTTAATGTTAAATAAATTGTATGCAAATATATGAATTCTACGTGTAATAGGATGCATTAGTTGTGAAAAGTCAtgaattcacaaaaaaaatcgCCCTCCATCGAATTCAAGCTCAGGGCCATGAATTCCTTCAATAAAGTAATGAATTCATAATAAAACAGAAATTGTAAAAAAACTAAAGATATACATTtatagattaaaaaatatatgttgtTATTCTTAATACAATGCCTTCATGATCTTTGAGATCCCTTAATTTGTTCTTCTTAATTCTTTAGGAAGATCAATTGtggaaattgtaaaaatattataaagtcaaTTTTATGACATACTTTTGAAATGAAGCATTATTCGAAGCACAGTAGTAGTTAAACTCTAATTATTACACTAGATCGATCCCCACCTTTTTTtttcgaagagagagagagagatccccACCTAGTTAATGCCTTCTTTGGTAAAATAAGTATAAAGTTTAATTAACAAAATCGTCTCCGACAAATATTAACTTAACTGCCGCCAATATCCTCATCCTCATTCTGAATTATGAGAGATAATTACTAATAATTGTGTGCAATTTGACATTACATGCATGATGATTAATTCTCTCTTACATCTTCTTTTTTTCATATGCAGTACTTCGTACATGCAAGGTTCTTCATTTCTTCTAAATCATTCAAAATTGCTTTAATTATTGGCTATTAAGAGAAATacatacaattttaattaatagatAGCTAGAAATAATTATCTAAAGAGGCAGCTAGCTAGCTATGACCTATTAAAAAGTCTAGCAAGCTAGCTTTGGATTCTGTTGAAATAGTCCCTTACTAATTAGCCAATGATTTATGAATTATTTATCGACCAATAGCAATTCCATTAACTCATCCCCAAAATTTCATTTGGGATTTATATGCCAACTTTTGTGTACCGCTCTGTAGTTTACTACTATCACTTTTTTTTATAACTATTTTCATTCCACCCCTCTTAATTTGAATAAGTATGATTAAATTTCATTTTACAATTATATATACTTCactaattcaattataattgataattattttttatatttaattttctttttagttagaaatattttttccaaaatcgaggtatataattttttttgaaccaTTTTGTAATAAATGTTAATTTGGGTTTATTATATAGTtataatttttacttttataaatatttttgaaCCAAAGACCTTTGATTTTAGGAATTAATTATACTACCACTAGATTTGGGATGTTTTGTTGTAAAACGGTATATATTCATTTTGTATTTTGTCTCAATTTAAGTCATGTCTTTTTCAGATATTGACGTGTTAATAAAATAAGCGACAACATATAGTATTTAAGCTTTGGTAGTATATAATACCGAATTTCatccattgatcttgtttataTAATAGTTGagattttttacatttttaatgCTTATGGTTaaaccaaacaaaaaaaaaatacatatggtTAAACAGAATATGTATTGTTGAACAAATATTCACGGGGTATgcatttttaaataaagaaaaaagaaaggaaaaatggaGTTTGCGTTAATTAAATGAATCTAAATCATCCAAAATTCACTATTAATGCATCTAAATCATCTAAAACTTGAGTACTATATCTGACCTTAAGGATATATATAACCAAATATTTGCAAAGTGTGACAACACGTATTCAACAATATTAGAAGACATAGTAGAAACAGActacaaattaatttgaaaatataaaatataaagtgTGAACACATATATCAACGAACTTTCTATGAAATAGGACGATtcaaaataatgaaattttttCCTTTCATGAAATTCGAACCTAAAACCATGAATCTATTCAATATAACAAGGAATCCATCATAATTCGTCACAATGTAAAAGCcaaaaataattcttaatttatattttaaatatatactagtagtattttttatttgatcccTTATACTTATAACCTAATCATATACTACATGTAAAAGTCTCAAACCAACTAACAAATCTACTTGTTATAACATCAAATCATACAAAGGCACACAACCAAACCGTCAGTCAATTTTCTGATGTTGGTACATATATTATGTCAAAGTTGTCACAAATcattatctaaaaaaaaaagttgttacAAATCTAACGACTATATATGGTATCGAGAATAATTAAGATGCAATTAACAACAATACAGAATACACCTAAGACATAAATAATGAGTACACGCAGAAGCAGAAATATAGAAAAAGTGATTGAATTTTTGGCgcataaattaaaaatacttgATTAAGTGTCATGTCACAACCAGCTGCAAAAttagaagaaagaaaatgagaTTTTTTGTAAGTAGACTTGATGTATAGTACTAGGATTTAAAAATAACGCGGTGCTATGTTATGTGTGTAATAAATAGAAGTCATTCACTAAGCTgaaaaaaattggtaattggAGCTATCAAAGTATTTGGAGAAAAGTTGCAGAATTAGGGGAAGAAAGCCATGTGGTGCAGATTCCACTGAATCAAATCCAGCTCCTTTCGATTGGCTTAAGTTTTACAAAGGCCTTTCAAGTGGGGAAGACCTACAAGAAGTAGGTTAGATATGAATTTTATCGTTTCTATTAATTTcccaattatttattttcaaatctTTATCAATTCTATATTTCTAGTTGGTCAAACAAGTATGATTAGTCTCATATATATAGGTCTTCCCCTATATTTTACTTTTGCAATATCTAAGTGTGTATATTCATAACTTATACATATGTGACGTAGATTTTAAGATTGATTGTTTCATGATGTCTTTTAGAATAACTTTGCCTTTCAAGTTTCAAGCACAAAATTTGCTATTTATTGGGACAGAGCTGGGCTCTCCTGGCCATTTTTTGTtactttataattttatatttttttggaaATATTTAGCACTCTTtgcctatttttttttatataagctCTCCAAATTATATTTCTGCCTCTCGCCATTGACCATTTACATCACCGTTTACTATGTAATGATATTGTGCATTCttctatatataataaaagatAATGCTATGTGATATACGAAAAAGACAATTGAAATGACGTGTTTGATgcaagaaaataatatttttataataaaagagAGTCAAATTATTGTGTGATTTGGGTTGTTGGGAGTGATAAATaattcaaagaatttattttatgaacAAAAAAAGTTGTGGTTTGGTTTGATGCAGATAGGAAATATCGACTTCAAAAACGACATTGGTACGATgagaacaaaataaattgatgaaTATAGAATGCGAAACCAAAACATATTATACTCATTGAgcacaaattttaaaagaaaattaaaggaACGACTAAATTTTGTTATAttcaataattaatattggaaaaACATATTAAGTGTCTAttcaattattattttgttgAAGTTTTTCGACCACTACTCAACTATCAATACCGAGAAAATTACAAAAGAGcatttgaaatataaattgGATTTGAATCTTAACATGATGAAGCGGTGTTGAGTTACAAATATATGCTTTGATCATTCAACTACCCGCTCTTTCCATCTATATGGTTAGAGCAAACAAACAGAAAACATGATAGAATAATTTAAAGAACAAAGGAACTCCATAAAAGGATGCTGATACAAAACTTCAATCATATTGAGATAATAATGTTACTACCAGTTACAACATAAAAGGGGagaataaaaaaagaagaaaaaattccAATATCACGTTTGCTGCATTTGTTTTCGTAAATTTCCAAGGGGTCCATGAGCCTTCTCCTCAACCTTCTGCTGCCTACATGTACACTTGCTAATGTTGAGATTGGCACCACATTTCAGACACAATCCTTTGCAGTTAGGATCGCAGACAGCGCTAATCGTGATCTCTACGTGTATGATGTCCCGTATGTTCTTTGAGATGTCGATGACTTTTTGTTCAGGAGGAAAATACAACTGATCATCTAAGTCGATTGAagcatcatcatcttcctctgTTTCAAAAGTTTTCAGCTTCTCTTCCCCAAATATCATACCTATGTTTATGGTCTCCGGTTCAGCTATGGGTTCTTCACACAATAAAAGCGCAAAGTTTGAGTAGACGCTCTGAGCAGCTGGCTCGCCACACCTTCATCGTACAAATAGTTAATGAAATTACACATTTgtaaattctcaaaaaaaaaaaaaaaagaaattacacATTTATAAGATCATGAATGGAAATCAAAAGATCACTAGAGAAATGTTTACTTTGGTTGATAGCTTAGATTAAAAGTATAAGCTAATTCACCAAATACTTTAATGGATTGAACAATTTTGAGCTTCTTCGATCATGTAATTCTTCAAATACTCAATCCTATGTATTGTCAATCTAGTCAATCACCCCAAGTAAATGCCCTCTAAAGTAAAATATAAAGATTATATGGAAAACTAATAAATGGTGCCAAAGACAAGTCATGAAGCCACAGATAGTATGAGACATCTCCCATCCTACTCACTAAATTTAGACCCAACAAGAAGACATGGAGGACTAAATAATATGAAACCCAGAGAGAGATAGATGACTGTGTTTTTGCAGTTTTTGCAGGGTATAAGACAGAAAACACCTACTTTCAATCTTTTCAAGTTAGATTAAGAAATTCACCTTTTACAGTCAATCAAATCGTATTTTTCCTTCCAGAACTGATTTTATTGCCTACAAACTATTCAGTATCACAACACAGTGATACCATTTGACATACAACTATACTGTCAACTAGCTTCAATCTTGCAACTAAATGTGAAAAACACAGCAACTTGTAGGTGAAAAGTAGGTGGTTTTGACAGTCAGTTAAGGCTTACAGACGATCCCTTCCGAGTCCATGAAGAAGCTCAGCAGACAGCACATGTGTTTTCCAGAAATAGTTGTTGCATCGGCTTACAACCAGTTTgacttttatctatttttacTTCTTTTTGGGAGAGGGAGCGGGATTAACAATGGTAAATAAAGAATTTTGTCATGTCATTCAAGAGCATTCAAACAGTCGAGTGTCGACAAGTGACATTTCAGGGAAAGGCATGTTAAATGGAGTATACTGATAGGATTTGGCACATAGCACCTCCACAAATTTGAGAATAGTACAATGTCCCTCACATCTACAGTCTCTATAGAAACCACCCCATGTGGACTACTCCAATGATTAGTCACAAATCAGTACTAAAATTTATGAAAGAAAGATTGTAATTATGATGAAGCTTTAGTTGCCCCAAAAGAAACCTAAAACCTAGAGGCAGATTCTTGAGAAATAGTTAATTTAAACATGATTTGGTCAATCTGATGCAATTCAGTCAATTTATAAGGTTGTCAGAATTTAATGACACGGGGTGTGCAATGACATAGGAGACATGGATAATTTCCAATGATTGCAACTGTACACTAAAATTAACTTATGTTAGACTCATACGTTAGTATGTTATACTTGAAATATTACAAAGGGACCAGTGTTTATTGTCCATTTGAGATCCTGCATACATGATACATCACATTCCTAAGAACATTTCCCTCCAAAATAATCTTCTATTACCCCAAGGCATAAGATATTGTAGTCATATCTGAGCAAACTTATAAAAAACCAATCACACAACATTTCTCCAATACATTTAATCAAACACTCCCCAAATCTCCCAAAATATCCAAACATGGCCTAGGCTTGGGTAAACCTTAATGTTAAGAGAATCTTGTTCTATAACCAATATTTGTATCAATAATCATATATTCTACTCCCTACTCCCTCcttctcacaaaaacatgaactttttgccattttgagccgtctcacaaaaacatgaacaattcTATTTTTGTACACTACCACACCACAATCCCTTTACTTTTTATCTCTACTTTTTCATAAAGTGAGACCCATTTTCCCCTCACAATATACTTTTATCTAACATTCATGCTGCAATGTATGTTAAAATTTCAAATGGTATGAGTCCTATCCAAGAAATATGTCAAATGGGAGCAATTGAGATTGTAAAAATATTTGGCCAAAGTAACAGCTAGAAACATCGGACTATGGTTGGGCAAGAGTCGGAATCACAATGCAACAATTCTCACACTTGTATTTGAAGGCATGAAGATTACTACTAGATTCACAAATTTAAAGCGTAAAGCATTGAAATAGTGAACTCCCTCAAAAGATATACTACTATCTAAATGCCTGAAAGCAAATGGAGAGAAGCATAACAATGAGAAGTATGAAATTCTACAACAAGACACCACTACTGGAAAAAGCCCTAACTCAAACAAATAGGCCTTTTCTTTTCCTAAAATCACCATTACATAAACAATGACTAGATGTGCCCAATAAGCATAAAAAGGTTGAATCATAACACATTCTGATTCAGACGAACATAATAAAGTCCTGTCTAGATACTTTATCTatcaatgaaaaaaaataagcaCAACCTCACGCCTATGATGCTTAAGTCCGAAACAACGAGCCAAAACCCTCAATACAGGATGTATGCCATTTCATAATTCAACAATTTTATACTATTTAAAGTGGCTTACACTTAGCTATAATTCCATGCTACGAGAAATTAGGTTGTAAACTATCAATATGATAAAACCCATCTATTCCTCATATAGTTTAGGTTTATTAGATTGGCAATTCAACACTTGAAAACTACGCAAACATGCTTATACCCGATCGATCCTCATCTTAACATCCTATCTCCGCGCCATCTTCTAACACAAGTCCACATAATCAGACGACACAAAATCAATCCACACAAACACCCAAAGAAGGGTTACCTATTGCAATTGAGAGCAATGACGGTTCGAACGATTCCATCCAGCCTCAACTTGTGCTTCCTCCGCGTCACATCCACCGAAATCAAAACCGGTGTCCCGTCCGGATAATCGGTCACGGGCTTCACCAGCCGCAAGCCCATTTCGAAAGCCCGAGTTCTGGACAGGCCCGAAGAGACCTTTGCTAAGCCCAAGCTCTCAAGAGTGGTGGCGTACTCCAAATGCGAGATGGCGCCGTTCCGTCTGTACAGAATCGCGCCTTCCCACGGGCAGCCCTCGTCGTCGTCTCCGGGAATTTCGATTTCTTCGTCGCCGAGTTCCCAGTCGCTTCCGGAGAAATCATCGAATTGCGCGGAGAGACTGCAGAATTTGGTGATTGATGGGGTGAATCGTTGGTTTAGGGTTGTGTTGGCGGGGTGATTCGGTATGAAGGGTTTGTGGGGAGTTGGGCGGTGGTGGGAGCTGAATTTGATGGGAGGGGGAGATGGCAAAGGGGAAGCGATAGGGCGGAGCATTTCTGCTTCGTGGAGGTCCAGGGTTTAAGCTTCTTTCACTGCATTTCATTTGCTACAACAGATTACAGGATTATCATTTtccaattataaaaataaaacattttattgtatttttcagcattttttttgagggggcaaatttttattaattgattcaTATACACGTTTGAGATGAAAATTATTAAGGGATTCTCTATTTTTTGAACGACTAATCCAATTTGGGAGCGGcaaatcataatttttttactttaaaatttaataaaaatacgAATGTTATAACTTATAATTCTATTTTGTTTATAGTTTTTCAACAATTTTGTTACATGTAATATTATAGTATTAAATAatgtaatttaataaaaaaaaatatttttatgtcaTCTCATACTATGCATATTCATGGGACGGACTGAGTAATTTTtactttaaatttaatatacaaatttttattatattttagtgGTCCTTTGGTTCGAATAAAGGAATGGAAagagaatgaaatcaaataaaaggGTGGAAGGGTAACAATAAATATTagtacttttattgagtgtttggtttaacaatgaaaatgaatcattagtaatatttttttttatttctcttttattttgaggggtaataaATTGAGTAATTGGATTACCCCAAGTAAGGTAATAGTTACCTTATTATCCAAACCAAATAATAagaaatggattcaattaattgattcCATTTCCAATCTccaaaaacactcaatcaaacATGGGCTAAGTGTTaatgtgttataattttattttgtttataattttttcaataattttatcatatttaatatattaaataatatgtacataaaaaattaagaaaaaccGCCGGTCCGAAACCGATCCTTCTCAATCTCTTGGCGGATCAATTGAGATTCACCTTTTGGATGAACCGTTAATAAACGGTTTGGGAGTCGTGGGCATCACTAGTTGGAGTTGGAGCTGCTCTTAACCAAGTATTGTATAGTCTGAATTCACAATTTCGCACAAATCAACAAAAATCCAAATTTTAGAGTACAGAAAATCAAGGGTCAAATAAAAGCGGTAGCTGACGACTCTTGAATCGCCACCAAACCTGGGACGTGGCTGTTGCATCTCTATTTCTCGAACCATCTCATCTGCAGCGCCTACTTCACAGATCTCAAGTTTTTGTTAAGAATCATGAAACCCCTAATTTTCCTGCTAATTCATGCTCTCGTCTTCTGTTATGCACAATCAAGATCCATCACCCCCCATCTCTCAAAATCAACACAACCCAGGTTTCCAAATTCGTCTTCTTTTCGTTTGCAAAATTCCACTTTCTcggtatatatttttaattaattttttgaaatccTAAATTTCGATGGGTTTATGCAGAATGCGAGAAGCTGTTCGTTTACTGTAAGCATTAGGACCAGTTGCTCGTCTACTCGATTCACACGTGATCATATCAGCCTTGCCTTCGGCGATGCCTATGGGACTCAGGTACATTTCTGCTTCTAATATTTCATCAGCTTTGGGGGCTTTTATCTCATAACTATATCTTCTAATCTGTATTGATGAATTTATATGTTAAACCAATTTATTGGCCTTTTTGGAATGACATCATACACTAGCTAAAAATTTGTTTATGAATTGGGATAAATTAGTGGTGCCATGTAATTTGAACTTGTTTGTTGAGAGCTGAGATCAATTAGCTCAGATTAGTCGGAAATTGATATGGATTTTCCGACagttaattcatattaatagTCTCTTTTCAAGTAGTGTGTGTAAGCAAGATTTGCTGGCAGTTAATCACATGAAAATGAGTGTTGAATGGTTTCTGAACTTGTGCATTTGTTGAAATTACCAACGAATTTCACATACTAGTTAGCAAACTTAAATCAATGTAACAAGTTTTGTTAATGCAAATAGTATACGACTGTGATTGTTTCAGGATCAGACTTCCTCATCAGATCCTACATTTTGTATGTTACTTCTCTGTATATCACTATTGGCAGTTAGCACACAGCCATGCCATTTTTGGTTATTTGTTTCAACATAAAGCTTTAGAAGAACCAAAATGTAGTGTATGGAAGAACCAAAGGAAAAGTTGGTTAAAGTTAAGGTTGTCTTAgtgtctgctctgctctgactcttgatCTACTATAGGTTTATGCTCCACATCTAGATGATCCGTCCTCAAGGACGTTTGAGAGTTGCTCGACTGACACGTTCCAAATCAGTGGACCGTGTACAGTACCAGATATGCTACTTGTACCTCTACAGAAGTGGGTATGATGGATGGATCCCATATGATGTAACAGTCTACGGGTATAACTCGAAGCCCTCCACTTTCTTCTACAATGTAAATATACCCTCGGATATCTGGTACGGCTATAATTACTGTTCCGGCACCAGAGCTACTTCATCAGCAGCCAAGTAAACTTAGTTTTAGGTTGATGCATGGTTGTATACCACGTCTAGAATAAGAGGatgttgatgttgatgttgatgATGATCACTTCTTTCTTCTACCTGAATGAATACCAACTTCGTTGGTCTTATGTTTAAATGTTTAAGTCTTCTTATTTAACTTGTATATTAGATTCTGCATCACATAAAATAACAAAGATACTGCACAAAGTAAATTTCAGTTATAGTCTTGTAAGTATTTCTAAGTGGAGTGGGGGATAAGGACATTGGTGTTTTTATTTACAGTCCCCTAAAAACTGAAAAACATTAAACATGTTTGTTTCATtcattttctgttttttttttttttttttgacacttTCTCAACCCTGTGTTATCATCATTTCATCCATCCATCACTTAAATATTCATTTCTTCACACAAGCCACAAGAAATATTGCCTCTTTGTATTTTGACCACAAAATTTAAAGTTGATCACACTCAAAATGCAATCAACCAAAATATTTTCGGTTTCGAAATTTATAATATCAAATCACTAGTCATACAAAAACCATTATAGTAAAAAGTTTATGTACTTAGAAAAGTGCACGAAATTGGAAATTTGAGATGAAAATAAAACCAAACATCCCCTCAATCTCTTCGAAACTAGGTGATCACTTTACGAGAACAGAGCTTTAGACTTTCACGCTTTTAAACTGAACATAGATTTATAGAATTCTTTCAAGTTAATTGTCCAGTTCtagaaatctctctctctctctcaatgaGATGAAGCTGAAGAAAGATGGGGCAGGGCCTTTGCTTTCTCCCTGA
It contains:
- the LOC130992301 gene encoding LOW QUALITY PROTEIN: embryo-specific protein ATS3B-like (The sequence of the model RefSeq protein was modified relative to this genomic sequence to represent the inferred CDS: deleted 1 base in 1 codon), which gives rise to LNRHQTWDVAVASLFLEPSHLQRLLHRSQVFVKNHETPNFPANSCSRLLLCTIKIHHPPSLKINTTQNARSCSFTVSIRTSCSSTRFTRDHISLAFGDAYGTQVYAPHLDDPSSRTFESCSTDTFQISGPCQYQICYLYLYRSGYDGWIPYDVTVYGYNSKPSTFFYNVNIPSDIWYGYNYCSGTRATSSAAK
- the LOC130992299 gene encoding large ribosomal RNA subunit accumulation protein YCED homolog 1, chloroplastic is translated as MLRPIASPLPSPPPIKFSSHHRPTPHKPFIPNHPANTTLNQRFTPSITKFCSLSAQFDDFSGSDWELGDEEIEIPGDDDEGCPWEGAILYRRNGAISHLEYATTLESLGLAKVSSGLSRTRAFEMGLRLVKPVTDYPDGTPVLISVDVTRRKHKLRLDGIVRTVIALNCNRCGEPAAQSVYSNFALLLCEEPIAEPETINIGMIFGEEKLKTFETEEDDDASIDLDDQLYFPPEQKVIDISKNIRDIIHVEITISAVCDPNCKGLCLKCGANLNISKCTCRQQKVEEKAHGPLGNLRKQMQQT